A stretch of the Actinomycetota bacterium genome encodes the following:
- a CDS encoding extracellular solute-binding protein, translated as MAFHPREGWIGNGRRVVNRREFLRRAAAAGIGFPTAAAILAACGGEEGGSVGDDGGGGELVVGRPESPATQPIYDDNPPIESGLDAEPGPLRIYNWADYLWVRVLNDFTDEFGVEVELTTFYNEEEALRKLRTGEIPVDVYFPTSENISKLVAGKLVQPLNHDYIPNLQANVWPFLADPFYDKGSQYTVPYTVYKTGIGYRTDMVDEGLLSEGPTPWDVFWNPAVENIAGLYDDISEAIQSTMFRNGVEVHPADASPEEIAAAGDALVELADLVNIRYTIDGPYAKLPEGTFGVHQALSGDIVATPYYFPKGDDPSVARYLWPPNATANPAKGLIANDTMVVAKDAEHPVLAHMFLNYMLDEAVTLKNFSWVGYQQPQNGVTPDNLVADDYVPEWLESAIVRPEDFEHELGVIPVPLEPDKEALWLDAWARAQAGG; from the coding sequence GCCGCGATCCTGGCAGCGTGCGGGGGCGAAGAGGGCGGCAGTGTCGGCGACGACGGGGGCGGGGGCGAGTTGGTGGTCGGCCGGCCCGAGAGCCCGGCCACCCAGCCGATCTACGACGACAACCCGCCGATCGAGTCCGGGCTGGACGCCGAGCCCGGACCGCTGCGGATCTACAACTGGGCCGACTACCTGTGGGTCCGGGTCCTGAATGACTTCACGGACGAGTTCGGGGTGGAGGTCGAGCTCACGACCTTCTACAATGAGGAGGAGGCGCTCCGGAAGCTCCGGACGGGGGAGATCCCGGTCGACGTCTACTTCCCGACCTCGGAGAACATCAGCAAGCTCGTGGCCGGGAAGCTCGTACAACCGCTGAACCACGACTACATCCCCAACCTGCAGGCCAACGTCTGGCCGTTCCTCGCGGATCCCTTCTACGACAAGGGCTCGCAGTACACCGTTCCCTACACCGTGTACAAGACCGGGATCGGGTACCGGACCGACATGGTCGACGAAGGCCTTCTGTCGGAGGGTCCGACCCCCTGGGACGTGTTCTGGAACCCGGCCGTCGAGAATATCGCCGGCCTGTACGACGACATCTCGGAGGCGATCCAGAGCACGATGTTCCGCAACGGGGTGGAGGTCCACCCGGCCGACGCTAGCCCCGAGGAGATCGCCGCCGCCGGCGACGCGCTGGTGGAGCTCGCCGACCTCGTGAACATCCGGTACACGATCGACGGCCCGTACGCCAAGCTCCCCGAGGGCACGTTCGGCGTCCATCAGGCCCTGTCGGGCGACATAGTGGCGACGCCCTACTACTTCCCGAAGGGCGACGACCCCTCGGTGGCCCGGTACCTGTGGCCGCCGAACGCGACGGCCAACCCGGCGAAGGGGCTGATCGCCAACGACACGATGGTGGTCGCGAAGGACGCGGAGCACCCCGTTCTCGCCCACATGTTCCTGAACTACATGCTGGACGAGGCGGTGACGCTGAAGAACTTCAGCTGGGTCGGCTACCAGCAGCCGCAGAACGGGGTCACCCCCGACAACCTGGTGGCAGATGACTACGTGCCGGAGTGGCTCGAGTCGGCGATCGTCCGCCCCGAGGACTTCGAGCACGAGCTCGGTGTGATCCCGGTCCCGCTCGAGCCGGACAAGGAGGCCCTCTGGCTGGACGCCTGGGCGCGGGCACAAGCGGGCGGCTAG